In one Umezawaea sp. Da 62-37 genomic region, the following are encoded:
- a CDS encoding patatin-like phospholipase family protein, with product MTPELPGPVGFVLGGGGSLGAGQVGMLRALAEHGIAPDLVVGTSVGSVNGSLLALDPDGAPERLARIWKLMTRARVFPGGPIAQLRTLRTGKTHLFPNTGLADVISRGLGGATDFADLRLPFGAVAVDSVTGQPILLRTGELVPAILASSAIPGVYPPVRHEGHVLYDGGVLANVPIRQALAMGAKSLVVLDCAFPGHLPTVPRTLAETLLFWATLSMRNQAVLEVELASADVPVLYLPGPPVQSVTPLDFSHTAELIASSYTASTAFLDTVRVDGPGLYGAPGGPAVETL from the coding sequence GTGACCCCGGAACTCCCCGGCCCGGTCGGCTTCGTGCTGGGCGGCGGCGGCAGCCTGGGCGCGGGGCAGGTCGGGATGCTGCGCGCGCTGGCCGAGCACGGCATCGCGCCGGACCTCGTCGTCGGCACGTCGGTGGGCTCGGTCAACGGTTCGCTGCTCGCGCTCGACCCGGACGGGGCGCCGGAACGGCTGGCGCGGATCTGGAAGCTAATGACCCGCGCCAGGGTGTTCCCCGGCGGCCCGATCGCCCAGCTCCGCACGCTGCGCACCGGCAAGACCCACCTGTTCCCCAACACCGGCCTGGCCGACGTGATCTCCCGGGGATTGGGAGGCGCCACCGACTTCGCCGACCTGCGGCTCCCGTTCGGCGCGGTGGCGGTGGACTCGGTGACCGGCCAGCCGATCCTGCTCCGCACCGGCGAGCTGGTCCCCGCGATCCTGGCCAGCAGCGCCATCCCCGGCGTCTACCCGCCGGTGCGCCACGAGGGCCACGTCCTCTACGACGGCGGGGTGCTCGCCAACGTCCCGATCCGCCAAGCCCTCGCGATGGGCGCGAAGTCGTTGGTGGTGCTGGACTGCGCGTTCCCCGGCCACCTGCCGACCGTTCCCCGGACCCTCGCCGAGACGCTGCTGTTCTGGGCCACCCTCAGCATGCGCAACCAGGCCGTGCTGGAGGTCGAGCTGGCCTCCGCCGACGTCCCCGTCCTCTACCTGCCCGGCCCGCCCGTGCAATCCGTGACACCGCTGGACTTCAGCCACACCGCCGAGCTGATCGCCAGCTCGTACACCGCGTCCACGGCGTTCCTCGACACCGTCCGCGTCGACGGCCCCGGTCTTTACGGCGCTCCGGGCGGTCCGGCGGTGGAGACGCTCTGA
- a CDS encoding wax ester/triacylglycerol synthase family O-acyltransferase, with translation MSAMDASFYFVEDENVPMHVGSVLVFEGPAPSYGDVIRLFLSKMDSVPRYRQRVRSLPLHVGRPVWVDDDHFQILYHVRHTAVPSPGGDDQLRNLAGRLFAQRLDLSKPLWEIWLVEGLEDNRWAIISKVHHCLIDGVAGTDLMQLLLDARKDVALPEPTEWTPQRSPSQFDLVVDGVRDAVWTPVKHLAAIPAFARSLRSGSELLDIGRAVLGSLPGTAKRLTSATAGSLNGPIGPHRRWVWTKADLGEVKRIRKATGGTVNDVILTAITHGFRELLAKRGELVEGQVVRTMVPVSMRAANEHDRLDNRVSAVLVNLPVSSLDPLDRLASIREQMDDLKGSRQAAGADVLTKAGNFAAPTLLALGSRTAMRFPQQLLQTVTTNVPGPRVPLYMLGRRLQNIYPYVPIASTMRISIGIFSYLDEITFGINADFDGVPDVQVLADGIRAGFDELLAVAAAPAEGSRVE, from the coding sequence ATGAGCGCGATGGACGCAAGCTTCTACTTCGTCGAGGACGAGAACGTGCCGATGCACGTCGGATCGGTGCTGGTGTTCGAGGGGCCCGCCCCCTCCTACGGCGACGTGATCAGGCTCTTCCTCTCGAAGATGGACAGCGTCCCGCGCTACCGGCAGCGGGTGCGGAGCCTTCCCCTACACGTCGGGAGGCCGGTCTGGGTCGATGACGACCACTTCCAGATCCTCTACCACGTCCGGCACACCGCCGTGCCCTCTCCCGGCGGTGACGACCAGCTCCGGAACCTCGCGGGCAGGCTGTTCGCGCAGCGCCTGGACCTGAGCAAGCCGCTGTGGGAGATCTGGCTGGTGGAGGGCCTGGAGGACAACCGCTGGGCGATCATCTCGAAGGTCCACCACTGCCTGATCGACGGCGTGGCGGGCACGGACCTGATGCAGCTGCTGCTCGACGCCCGCAAGGACGTGGCGCTGCCGGAGCCGACCGAGTGGACGCCGCAGCGCAGCCCGTCGCAGTTCGACCTGGTGGTCGACGGTGTGCGCGACGCCGTGTGGACGCCGGTGAAGCACCTGGCGGCGATCCCGGCGTTCGCGCGGAGCCTGCGCAGCGGGTCCGAGCTGCTGGACATCGGGCGCGCGGTGCTGGGCAGCCTGCCGGGCACGGCCAAGCGGCTGACCTCGGCGACGGCGGGCTCGTTGAACGGCCCGATCGGACCGCACCGGCGGTGGGTCTGGACCAAGGCGGACCTCGGCGAGGTCAAGCGGATCCGCAAGGCGACCGGCGGCACCGTCAACGACGTCATCCTGACCGCCATCACGCACGGGTTCCGCGAGCTGCTGGCCAAGCGCGGCGAGCTGGTCGAGGGCCAGGTCGTGCGCACGATGGTGCCGGTGTCGATGCGGGCCGCGAACGAGCACGACCGGTTGGACAACCGGGTCAGCGCGGTGCTGGTGAACCTGCCGGTCAGCTCGCTGGACCCGCTGGACCGGCTGGCGTCGATCCGCGAGCAGATGGACGACCTCAAGGGCAGCCGCCAGGCCGCGGGCGCGGACGTGCTGACGAAGGCGGGCAACTTCGCCGCGCCGACGCTGCTCGCGCTCGGGTCGCGCACCGCGATGCGGTTCCCGCAGCAGCTGCTGCAAACGGTGACGACGAACGTGCCGGGCCCGCGGGTGCCGCTGTACATGCTGGGCAGGCGCCTGCAGAACATCTACCCGTACGTGCCGATCGCCAGCACGATGCGGATCTCAATCGGCATCTTCTCCTACCTCGACGAGATCACGTTCGGCATCAACGCGGACTTCGACGGCGTGCCGGACGTGCAGGTGCTCGCCGACGGGATCCGGGCGGGCTTCGACGAGCTGCTGGCCGTCGCCGCGGCCCCCGCCGAGGGATCCAGGGTCGAGTGA
- a CDS encoding enoyl-CoA hydratase/isomerase family protein gives MVKLERDAAGLAVLTIDAPPLNLYTAELHDQLIAAIVEVEEDAPRALLIRAEGKVVTGGVDVSLFAAQSGPAEAKVLFDRMLELPNRIAALPFPTVFAAHGLTLTWAFEVAVACDLILAAARAKFGLVEKVIGLTPTMGGTQRLAARAGVARAKEFVMTGERYDAATLERWNVVNRVLADDGFDDAARQFASALAAGPTKAHTATKRVIAHFEHGGVPEADAHVTAIAAELFTTEDLPNAVRSFLADGPGKATFTGR, from the coding sequence GTGGTGAAACTCGAACGCGACGCGGCAGGTCTGGCCGTGCTGACCATCGACGCTCCCCCGCTGAACCTCTACACCGCCGAGCTGCACGACCAGCTCATCGCGGCGATCGTCGAGGTCGAGGAGGACGCTCCCCGCGCGCTGCTGATCCGCGCCGAGGGGAAGGTCGTGACCGGCGGGGTCGACGTCTCGCTGTTCGCGGCGCAGAGCGGCCCCGCCGAGGCGAAGGTGCTGTTCGACCGGATGCTCGAACTCCCCAACCGGATCGCCGCGCTGCCGTTCCCGACCGTGTTCGCCGCCCACGGCCTCACGCTCACCTGGGCGTTCGAGGTGGCGGTGGCGTGCGACCTGATCCTGGCCGCGGCACGGGCCAAGTTCGGACTGGTCGAGAAGGTCATCGGCCTCACGCCCACGATGGGCGGCACGCAGCGGCTGGCCGCCCGCGCCGGGGTCGCGCGGGCCAAGGAGTTCGTGATGACCGGCGAGCGGTACGACGCCGCGACGCTGGAGCGGTGGAACGTGGTCAACCGCGTGCTGGCCGACGACGGCTTCGACGACGCCGCCCGCCAGTTCGCCTCGGCACTGGCGGCGGGACCGACGAAGGCGCACACGGCGACCAAGCGGGTCATCGCGCACTTCGAGCACGGCGGGGTGCCGGAGGCGGACGCGCACGTCACGGCGATCGCCGCCGAGCTGTTCACCACCGAGGACCTGCCGAACGCGGTCCGCTCGTTCCTCGCCGACGGCCCCGGCAAGGCCACGTTCACCGGCCGCTAG
- a CDS encoding Tex family protein: MTTSIHQRIADELGVRAGQVTAAVDLLDGGATVPFIARYRKEVTGTLDDTQLRTLEERLGYLRELEERRAAVIDSVRTQGKLDDALHAQLLAADSKARLEDLYLPFKPKRRTKAQIAREQGLEPLADRLLADPSHNPQELAAGFVTEEVADVAAALLGARSILVERFGEDGDLIGELRERMWTRGRLVSKLRDGKEEDGSKFSDYFDFSEPFTKLPSHRILAMFRGEKEEALDLALEPEEAPEEGPTTYETRIAQRFGVADRGRPADRWLNDTVRWAWRTRILIHLGIDLRSRLRQFAEDEAVRVFASNLRDLLLAAPAGTRATMGLDPGFRTGVKVAIVDATGKVMAHDTIYPHQPANKWDQSIHTLAALAKKYDVELVAIGNGTASRETDKLAGDLITKHPDLKLTKVMVSEAGASVYSASAFASQELPGLDVSIRGAVSIARRLQDPLAELVKIDPKSIGVGQYQHDLAEAKLSKSLDAVVEDCVNAVGVDLNTASAPLLTRVSGITSGLAENIVLHRDSNGPFRSRKALKDVARLGPKAFEQCAGFLRIPNADDPLDGSTVHPEAYPVVRRMQQAVGGESVVGNVALLKSLRAEKFVDETFGLPTITDILRELEKPGRDPRPAFKTATFADGVEKLGDLRPGMVLEGVVTNVAAFGAFVDIGVHQDGLVHISALSSDYVKDPRDVVKSGDVVKVKVMEIDIPRKRIGLTMRLQDEPGKAKEPQQRGGGGQGRPRGGGQGQPKQQQRPDRAPAAGSMADALRRAGLGK; the protein is encoded by the coding sequence GTGACGACTTCCATTCACCAGAGGATCGCCGACGAGCTCGGTGTGCGCGCGGGGCAGGTCACAGCGGCCGTCGACCTGCTCGACGGCGGGGCCACCGTGCCGTTCATCGCCCGCTACCGCAAGGAAGTGACCGGCACGCTCGACGACACCCAGCTGCGCACGCTGGAGGAACGCCTCGGCTACCTGCGGGAGCTGGAGGAGCGCCGCGCCGCGGTGATCGACTCCGTTCGCACCCAGGGCAAGCTGGACGACGCGCTGCACGCGCAGCTCCTCGCCGCCGACTCGAAGGCGCGACTGGAGGACCTCTACCTGCCGTTCAAGCCGAAGCGGCGCACCAAGGCGCAGATCGCTCGCGAGCAGGGCCTCGAACCGCTCGCCGACCGGCTGCTCGCCGACCCGTCGCACAACCCGCAGGAGCTGGCGGCCGGGTTCGTGACCGAGGAGGTCGCGGACGTGGCGGCGGCGCTCCTGGGCGCCCGGTCGATCCTGGTCGAGCGGTTCGGCGAGGACGGCGACCTGATCGGCGAGCTGCGCGAGCGGATGTGGACGCGCGGCCGCCTGGTCTCGAAGCTGCGCGACGGCAAGGAGGAGGACGGGTCCAAGTTCTCCGACTACTTCGACTTCTCCGAGCCGTTCACGAAGCTGCCCTCGCACCGGATCCTCGCGATGTTCCGCGGCGAGAAGGAGGAGGCGCTCGACCTCGCGCTGGAGCCCGAAGAGGCGCCGGAGGAGGGCCCGACCACCTACGAGACCCGGATCGCACAGCGCTTCGGCGTCGCCGACCGCGGCAGGCCCGCCGACCGCTGGCTCAACGACACGGTGCGCTGGGCGTGGCGGACGCGCATCCTGATCCACCTCGGCATCGACCTGCGGTCGCGGCTGCGCCAGTTCGCCGAGGACGAGGCCGTGCGCGTGTTCGCCTCCAACCTGCGCGACCTGCTGCTGGCCGCCCCGGCGGGCACCCGCGCCACGATGGGCCTGGACCCCGGTTTCCGCACCGGCGTGAAGGTCGCGATCGTGGACGCGACCGGCAAGGTGATGGCGCACGACACGATCTACCCGCACCAGCCCGCGAACAAGTGGGACCAGTCGATCCACACCCTGGCCGCGCTGGCGAAGAAGTACGACGTCGAACTGGTCGCGATCGGCAACGGCACCGCCTCGCGCGAGACGGACAAGCTCGCGGGCGACCTGATCACCAAGCACCCCGATCTGAAGCTCACCAAGGTCATGGTGTCCGAGGCGGGGGCGTCGGTGTACTCCGCTTCGGCGTTCGCGTCGCAGGAGCTGCCGGGGCTCGACGTGTCGATCCGCGGCGCGGTCTCCATCGCGCGGCGGTTGCAGGACCCGCTGGCCGAACTGGTGAAGATCGACCCGAAGTCCATCGGCGTCGGCCAGTACCAGCACGACCTCGCCGAGGCGAAGCTGTCGAAGTCGCTGGACGCGGTGGTCGAGGACTGCGTGAACGCGGTCGGCGTCGACCTGAACACCGCGTCGGCCCCGCTGCTGACCCGCGTCTCCGGCATCACGTCCGGCCTGGCCGAGAACATCGTGCTGCACCGCGACTCCAACGGCCCGTTCCGCTCGCGCAAGGCGCTCAAGGACGTGGCGCGGCTGGGCCCGAAGGCGTTCGAGCAGTGCGCGGGCTTCCTGCGCATCCCGAACGCCGACGACCCGCTGGACGGCTCCACCGTGCACCCCGAGGCCTACCCGGTGGTGCGGCGGATGCAGCAGGCCGTCGGCGGCGAGTCCGTGGTCGGCAACGTGGCGCTGCTGAAGTCGTTGCGGGCGGAGAAGTTCGTCGACGAGACGTTCGGCCTGCCGACGATCACCGACATCCTGCGCGAACTGGAGAAGCCCGGCCGCGACCCGCGCCCGGCGTTCAAGACCGCGACCTTCGCCGACGGCGTCGAGAAGCTCGGCGACCTGCGGCCCGGCATGGTGCTGGAGGGCGTGGTGACCAACGTCGCCGCGTTCGGGGCGTTCGTCGACATCGGCGTCCACCAGGACGGGCTGGTACACATCTCGGCGCTGTCCAGCGACTACGTGAAGGACCCGCGGGACGTGGTGAAGTCGGGTGATGTCGTGAAGGTGAAGGTGATGGAGATCGACATCCCGCGGAAGCGGATCGGGTTGACGATGCGGTTGCAGGATGAGCCGGGGAAGGCGAAGGAGCCGCAGCAGCGGGGTGGCGGCGGCCAGGGCAGGCCGCGCGGCGGTGGTCAGGGCCAGCCGAAGCAGCAGCAGCGCCCGGACCGCGCCCCCGCGGCGGGCTCGATGGCCGACGCGCTCCGACGCGCCGGCCTCGGCAAGTAG
- a CDS encoding alpha/beta fold hydrolase — translation MSALPSDAHFPLPDEPPLHLVEGQAPSLLWYLTEPTRAAVDIGQFASTRQLLRAAPSGDGHPVLVLPGLGATDSSTVTLRRFLARLGYDVHGWGLGLNIGPTVPAVRGIRALLRELGGVDKVSVIGWSLGGIFAREIAREHPELVRQVITMGSPYAMTDMKHTRANPVYQLLARFYKAGATQPPPEHTRPAFPVPATSIYSKTDGIVPWQGCRSAEGPRAENVAVSCSHLGFGYNPSVMWVVADRLAQPHGYWHPFAPPPGMANMYPKAA, via the coding sequence ATGTCAGCCCTACCTTCAGACGCCCACTTCCCACTGCCGGACGAGCCTCCTCTCCACCTCGTCGAGGGTCAAGCCCCCAGCCTGCTCTGGTACCTCACCGAACCGACGAGGGCCGCCGTCGACATCGGCCAGTTCGCCTCCACCAGGCAGCTGCTGCGCGCCGCCCCGAGCGGCGACGGCCACCCCGTCCTGGTCCTGCCCGGCCTCGGCGCCACCGACAGCTCGACGGTCACCCTGCGCCGCTTCCTCGCCCGCCTCGGCTACGACGTCCACGGCTGGGGCCTCGGCCTCAACATCGGCCCCACGGTGCCCGCCGTGCGGGGCATCCGCGCCCTGCTGCGCGAACTGGGCGGCGTCGACAAGGTCAGCGTCATCGGCTGGAGCCTCGGCGGCATCTTCGCCCGCGAGATCGCCAGGGAACACCCCGAACTGGTCCGCCAGGTCATCACCATGGGCAGCCCGTACGCGATGACCGACATGAAGCACACCAGGGCCAACCCGGTCTACCAGCTGCTCGCCAGGTTCTACAAGGCGGGCGCTACCCAGCCCCCGCCCGAACACACCCGCCCCGCGTTCCCCGTGCCCGCCACGTCGATCTACTCGAAGACCGACGGCATCGTCCCGTGGCAGGGCTGCCGCTCCGCGGAGGGCCCGCGCGCCGAGAACGTCGCCGTCTCCTGCAGCCACCTCGGCTTCGGCTACAACCCCTCCGTCATGTGGGTCGTGGCCGACCGCCTCGCCCAGCCCCACGGCTACTGGCACCCGTTCGCCCCGCCGCCGGGCATGGCGAACATGTACCCGAAAGCCGCCTAG
- a CDS encoding NAD(P)-dependent alcohol dehydrogenase, with translation MKAVVREVYGSADVLEFVDVDRPVAGEGQVLVRVRAAGVDPGVWHLMTGLPYPVRLVSGLRVPKDRRLGTDVAGEVAAVGRGVTRFAVGDAVFGTCGGAFAEYAVGAEDGFVAKPANLTFEQAAAVPVSACTALRGLRDTGRVRAGQDVLVIGAGGGVGAYAVQLAKVFGARVTGVCGPAKADLVRSLGADAVIDYTRADFADGTRYDLVLDTAGNRTLAHLRRALTPKGTLVIVGGEAEGKLLRGIDRQLRGFALSLFVGQRIRTFVASQPRADLELLREHIEAGALRPVVDRTYPLSATADAVRYLARGHPTGKVVITVQPGRER, from the coding sequence GTGAAAGCAGTGGTGCGTGAGGTCTACGGCTCCGCCGACGTCCTGGAGTTCGTGGACGTGGACAGGCCGGTGGCGGGGGAGGGACAGGTGCTCGTGCGGGTGCGGGCGGCGGGGGTGGATCCGGGGGTGTGGCACCTCATGACGGGGCTGCCGTACCCGGTTCGGCTGGTGTCGGGACTCCGGGTGCCGAAGGACCGGCGGCTGGGTACGGATGTGGCGGGGGAGGTCGCGGCGGTCGGGCGGGGAGTGACCCGGTTCGCGGTGGGGGACGCGGTGTTCGGCACGTGCGGCGGGGCGTTCGCCGAGTACGCGGTCGGGGCGGAGGACGGGTTCGTGGCGAAGCCCGCGAACCTGACGTTCGAGCAGGCGGCGGCGGTGCCGGTGTCGGCGTGCACGGCGTTGCGGGGACTGCGGGACACCGGGCGGGTGCGGGCCGGGCAGGACGTGCTGGTGATCGGCGCCGGTGGCGGGGTGGGCGCGTACGCGGTGCAGCTGGCGAAGGTGTTCGGGGCGCGGGTGACGGGGGTGTGCGGGCCCGCGAAGGCGGACTTGGTGCGGTCGCTCGGCGCGGACGCGGTGATCGACTACACGCGCGCCGACTTCGCCGACGGCACCCGGTACGACCTCGTCCTGGACACGGCGGGCAACCGGACGCTGGCGCACCTCCGCCGGGCGCTCACGCCCAAGGGGACGCTGGTGATCGTCGGCGGCGAGGCGGAGGGGAAGTTGCTGCGGGGGATCGACCGCCAGTTGCGCGGGTTCGCGCTGTCGCTGTTCGTGGGCCAGCGGATCCGCACGTTCGTCGCGTCCCAGCCCCGTGCGGACCTGGAACTGCTTCGGGAGCACATCGAGGCGGGGGCGCTCAGGCCGGTCGTCGACCGCACGTACCCGTTGAGCGCCACCGCCGATGCCGTCCGCTACCTGGCGCGGGGCCACCCGACGGGCAAGGTCGTCATCACCGTCCAGCCGGGGCGAGAGCGGTGA
- a CDS encoding ABC transporter substrate-binding protein, protein MFRRALAAALTVALTAAACASGVKSVEVKSGPGVTGETISLGVLTDMTGPFSPTALVRIKGYELFIDELNARSGICGRKVELILKDHGFTVQRALDGYFDLEPKVLGFLDLTGAAMTTAIAPDLIQTRALAAPVSWSASLLGNPNMMIVGGTYDIDVMNGLDHLKRTGVIADGDTIGHIHVDGDFGSNALEGSTFAAQQWNLALAEKSVAEGADDLTAQITALKAAGAKAVVLSTSPAQTALAVVAATDLGWNVPFMVNAAGYDPAILKSLAAPAVLRQMQVVSPIAPYGTDAPGPQAVAKAFESHYPDIEPNGAVNHGYVVATAFAAVLEKACADKDLTRDGVIKAFQNTNGVETRGLTGPLRFSVAGRPSATQSYIARPDDKVKGGLAVIENLFESDLVKAKGTRAK, encoded by the coding sequence TTGTTCCGTCGCGCCCTGGCCGCCGCTTTGACGGTCGCCCTGACCGCCGCGGCTTGCGCCTCCGGCGTGAAGTCCGTCGAGGTCAAGTCCGGTCCCGGTGTCACCGGCGAAACCATCTCGCTCGGCGTGCTGACCGACATGACCGGTCCGTTCTCGCCCACCGCCCTGGTCAGGATCAAGGGTTACGAGCTGTTCATCGACGAGCTCAACGCCCGCAGCGGCATCTGCGGCCGCAAGGTCGAGTTGATCCTGAAAGACCACGGCTTCACCGTGCAGCGGGCGCTGGACGGCTACTTCGACCTCGAACCCAAGGTGCTCGGCTTCCTCGACCTCACCGGCGCGGCGATGACCACGGCGATCGCCCCGGATCTCATCCAGACCCGCGCCCTGGCCGCACCCGTCTCCTGGTCGGCCTCGCTGCTGGGCAACCCGAACATGATGATCGTCGGCGGCACCTACGACATCGACGTGATGAACGGCCTCGACCACCTCAAGCGCACCGGCGTCATCGCCGACGGCGACACCATCGGCCACATCCACGTGGACGGCGACTTCGGCTCCAACGCCCTCGAGGGCAGCACCTTCGCCGCCCAGCAGTGGAACCTCGCGCTCGCCGAGAAGTCGGTCGCCGAAGGCGCCGACGACCTCACCGCCCAGATCACGGCCCTCAAAGCCGCGGGCGCCAAAGCCGTCGTCCTCAGCACCAGCCCCGCCCAGACCGCACTGGCCGTCGTAGCCGCCACCGACCTCGGCTGGAACGTCCCGTTCATGGTCAACGCGGCGGGCTACGACCCCGCCATCCTCAAATCCCTGGCCGCCCCGGCCGTTCTGAGGCAGATGCAGGTCGTCTCCCCGATCGCCCCGTACGGCACCGACGCACCGGGCCCTCAAGCCGTCGCCAAGGCCTTCGAGTCCCACTACCCCGACATCGAGCCCAACGGCGCCGTCAACCACGGCTACGTCGTCGCCACGGCCTTCGCCGCCGTCCTGGAGAAGGCCTGCGCCGATAAGGACCTGACCCGCGACGGCGTCATCAAGGCGTTCCAGAACACCAACGGCGTCGAAACCCGCGGCCTCACCGGCCCGCTCCGCTTCTCCGTCGCGGGCAGGCCATCCGCCACCCAGTCCTACATCGCCCGCCCCGACGACAAGGTCAAGGGCGGCCTGGCGGTCATCGAGAACCTCTTCGAATCCGACCTGGTCAAGGCCAAGGGCACCCGCGCCAAGTAG
- a CDS encoding alpha/beta hydrolase, which yields MTAMSVANWGGTSKYADLAGPVHYVDFGGPDDPDAPTIVLVHGLGGSHLNWCLLAPRLVGHAHVLAVDLAGFGLTNPEGRRTTVAANAQLLNRFLREVVRKPVVLVGNSMGGMISILQAAANPDTVSRLVLVDPALPLVLGIRPDPLVLSTFFLYALPGVGERVLARARSGQTPRQQVKQVMNLVCADSSKVPEELVLASMSLVEQRAEVPGLDGAFLAAAKSIVYVNARRGAYWRAMGNVKAPVFLMSGDKDRLVPIGSAKATAARHPSWRFDVFEGIGHVPQIEIPEVVAERVLDWLDLD from the coding sequence ATGACAGCGATGAGCGTGGCGAACTGGGGCGGGACCAGCAAGTACGCGGATCTTGCGGGCCCGGTGCACTACGTGGACTTCGGCGGACCGGACGATCCGGACGCGCCGACGATCGTCCTCGTGCACGGGCTCGGCGGGTCGCACCTGAACTGGTGCCTGCTCGCGCCGAGGCTCGTCGGGCACGCCCACGTCCTCGCGGTCGACCTGGCCGGGTTCGGGCTGACCAACCCGGAAGGTCGGCGGACGACGGTCGCCGCGAACGCCCAGCTGCTCAACAGGTTCCTGCGCGAGGTCGTCCGCAAGCCGGTGGTGCTGGTCGGCAACTCGATGGGCGGGATGATCTCCATCCTGCAGGCCGCCGCGAACCCGGACACCGTGTCCCGCCTCGTGCTGGTCGACCCGGCGCTGCCGCTGGTCCTCGGCATCCGGCCGGACCCGCTGGTCCTGTCGACGTTCTTCCTCTACGCCCTGCCGGGGGTGGGGGAGCGGGTGCTGGCGAGGGCCCGTTCGGGGCAGACGCCGCGCCAGCAGGTCAAGCAGGTGATGAACCTGGTGTGCGCCGACTCGTCCAAGGTGCCCGAGGAGCTGGTGCTGGCGTCGATGAGCCTGGTCGAGCAGCGCGCCGAGGTGCCGGGGCTGGACGGCGCGTTCCTGGCCGCGGCGAAGTCGATCGTGTACGTGAACGCCCGGCGCGGGGCCTACTGGCGGGCGATGGGGAACGTGAAGGCGCCGGTGTTCCTGATGTCGGGCGACAAGGACCGGCTCGTCCCGATCGGCTCGGCGAAGGCCACCGCCGCCCGGCACCCGTCGTGGCGGTTCGACGTGTTCGAGGGCATCGGGCACGTGCCGCAGATCGAGATCCCCGAGGTCGTCGCGGAACGGGTGCTGGACTGGCTCGACCTGGACTGA
- a CDS encoding GNAT family N-acetyltransferase, whose product MADVTTTWTAAPEPVDTPDAIALLRGYLLEIIGRYWGRPGTEEDVDEELADGEDYRLDLLVVARVGGVAVGCAGLNRVDADTVELKRVFVREDRRGQGGGAVLLGAVERAAADLGARSIRLDTRKDLVEARALYARHGYAEVPAFSEGPYADHWFVKRLD is encoded by the coding sequence ATGGCGGACGTGACGACAACCTGGACCGCGGCGCCGGAGCCGGTGGACACCCCCGACGCCATCGCGCTGCTCCGCGGCTACCTGCTGGAGATCATCGGGCGCTACTGGGGGAGGCCGGGGACCGAGGAGGACGTGGACGAGGAGCTGGCCGACGGGGAGGACTACCGGTTGGACCTGCTGGTGGTCGCGCGCGTGGGCGGGGTCGCGGTGGGGTGCGCCGGGCTGAACCGGGTGGACGCGGACACCGTGGAGCTCAAGCGCGTGTTCGTGCGCGAGGACCGGCGGGGCCAGGGTGGTGGGGCGGTGCTGCTGGGTGCCGTCGAACGCGCCGCCGCGGACCTCGGGGCGAGGTCGATCAGGCTCGACACCCGCAAGGACCTCGTCGAGGCGAGGGCCTTGTACGCGCGGCACGGATACGCGGAAGTACCTGCGTTTTCAGAGGGTCCGTACGCGGATCATTGGTTCGTCAAACGGCTCGACTGA
- a CDS encoding LuxR C-terminal-related transcriptional regulator, producing the protein MIFRDAGDVRRSIHVAHRDYWKRLADQGVLIGGGLVGDGTAAMLLCQASDEQAVRELIRADPYIRSHVIAELRVRQWHVLMGVPQVERPEPALVRPRDGQAVDSIDHDPLTPHERRIALMMLEGKTNRQIAEHFSVSTRAVELHITRIYRKLEIGRRAQLAAAMSWGQGQRSYL; encoded by the coding sequence ATGATTTTCAGGGACGCTGGCGATGTGCGCAGATCGATTCACGTGGCACACCGTGATTACTGGAAGCGTCTCGCCGATCAGGGAGTTCTGATCGGCGGCGGGTTGGTCGGTGACGGCACGGCGGCGATGCTGCTGTGCCAGGCCTCGGACGAGCAGGCGGTCCGCGAGCTGATCCGGGCCGACCCGTACATCAGGTCGCACGTGATCGCGGAACTCCGCGTTCGCCAGTGGCACGTCCTCATGGGCGTGCCCCAGGTCGAGCGTCCGGAGCCCGCGCTGGTGCGTCCGCGTGACGGGCAGGCGGTCGACTCGATCGACCACGACCCGCTCACGCCGCACGAACGGCGGATCGCGCTGATGATGTTGGAGGGCAAGACCAACCGGCAGATCGCCGAGCACTTCTCGGTGTCAACCCGCGCGGTCGAACTCCACATCACCCGGATCTACCGCAAACTGGAGATCGGTCGCCGCGCGCAGCTGGCCGCGGCGATGTCCTGGGGGCAGGGTCAACGGTCCTACCTGTAG
- a CDS encoding helix-turn-helix transcriptional regulator, with protein sequence MTRVTNAIRALRFANGEMTQADLAARIGVSRQTVIAIEQGKYSPSLEMAFQIAAVFGVPLEGVFRYSPRG encoded by the coding sequence GTGACCAGGGTGACGAACGCGATCCGGGCGTTGAGGTTCGCGAACGGGGAGATGACGCAGGCGGATCTGGCGGCGCGGATCGGGGTCAGTCGGCAGACGGTGATCGCGATCGAGCAGGGGAAGTACTCGCCTTCGCTGGAAATGGCGTTCCAGATCGCGGCGGTGTTCGGTGTGCCGCTCGAAGGGGTTTTCCGCTATTCACCAAGGGGATGA